In Actinomadura luzonensis, a single window of DNA contains:
- a CDS encoding P-II family nitrogen regulator, with amino-acid sequence MRLITAIIKPFKLDDVKAALEQFGIKGMTVSEASGYGRQRGHTEVYRGAEYQVDLVPKVRLEVLAEEDDTEDVIDVIVKAAHTGKIGDGKVWSVPVDTVIRVRTGERGPEAL; translated from the coding sequence ATGAGGCTCATCACCGCCATCATCAAGCCGTTCAAGCTCGACGACGTCAAGGCCGCGCTCGAACAGTTCGGCATCAAGGGAATGACGGTCAGCGAGGCGAGCGGCTACGGCCGCCAGCGCGGCCACACCGAGGTGTACCGCGGCGCCGAGTACCAGGTCGACCTGGTGCCCAAGGTGCGCCTCGAAGTCCTCGCCGAGGAGGACGACACCGAGGACGTGATCGACGTCATCGTCAAGGCCGCGCACACCGGCAAGATCGGTGACGGCAAGGTCTGGTCCGTGCCCGTGGACACCGTCATCCGCGTACGCACGGGAGAGAGGGGTCCTGAGGCCCTGTGA
- a CDS encoding ammonium transporter produces the protein MKIDGGTTAWMIVATAMVLLMTPGLAFFYGGMTRAKSVLNMMMMSFGAIITVSIAWMLFGHSLAFTDNASSAINNFIGGFDALGLQSLVDTATKDDGTGMPSLIFSAFQMTFAIITVALISGAIADRAKFGAWIVFTVVWATVVYFPVAHWVWGTGWLNTMGIEDFAGGTVVHINAGAAALALALVIGKRQGWRKEPMRPHNLTLVLLGAGLLWFGWFGFNAGSELAVDGTAALAFMNTQIATAVAAGAWLVVEKLRDGHATSLGVASGAVAGLVAITPACGFVDPWAAMVIGLLAGAICAYAVGLKYKLGYDDSLDVVGVHLVGGVIGAVSLGFLAAYPFLDQQSKGLFYGGGVGQLGLQVLGPIAVGGYSFVVTWIIGKIIDKTMGFRITTEDEVTGIDVTTHAETGYDLGTVYASGVTSPNGPTAPAPKKVDA, from the coding sequence GTGAAGATCGACGGCGGCACCACTGCCTGGATGATCGTCGCCACCGCCATGGTGTTGCTGATGACTCCGGGCCTCGCGTTCTTCTACGGCGGCATGACCAGGGCCAAGAGTGTCCTGAACATGATGATGATGTCGTTCGGCGCCATCATCACGGTCTCCATCGCCTGGATGCTCTTCGGACACTCGCTGGCCTTCACCGACAACGCCAGCTCGGCCATCAACAACTTCATCGGCGGCTTCGACGCGCTGGGGTTGCAGAGCCTGGTGGACACCGCCACCAAGGACGACGGCACGGGCATGCCGAGCCTCATCTTCTCCGCCTTCCAGATGACGTTCGCCATCATCACGGTCGCCCTCATCAGCGGCGCGATCGCGGACCGGGCGAAGTTCGGGGCCTGGATCGTCTTCACCGTCGTGTGGGCGACCGTCGTGTACTTCCCGGTGGCGCACTGGGTCTGGGGCACCGGCTGGCTGAACACCATGGGCATCGAGGACTTCGCCGGCGGCACGGTGGTCCACATCAACGCGGGCGCCGCGGCCCTGGCCCTCGCCCTGGTGATCGGCAAGCGCCAGGGCTGGCGCAAGGAGCCGATGCGGCCGCACAACCTGACCCTCGTCCTGCTCGGCGCCGGTCTGCTGTGGTTCGGCTGGTTCGGTTTCAACGCCGGCTCCGAGCTGGCCGTGGACGGCACCGCCGCGCTCGCCTTCATGAACACCCAGATCGCCACCGCCGTCGCGGCCGGCGCCTGGCTCGTGGTCGAGAAGCTGCGCGACGGGCACGCCACCAGCCTCGGCGTCGCCTCCGGCGCGGTCGCCGGCCTGGTCGCCATCACCCCGGCCTGTGGTTTCGTGGACCCGTGGGCGGCGATGGTCATCGGCCTGCTGGCCGGCGCGATCTGCGCCTACGCCGTGGGCCTGAAGTACAAGCTGGGCTACGACGACTCCCTCGACGTGGTCGGCGTGCACCTGGTCGGCGGCGTCATCGGCGCGGTCTCGCTCGGCTTCCTGGCCGCCTACCCCTTCCTCGACCAGCAGAGCAAGGGCCTGTTCTACGGCGGCGGCGTCGGCCAGCTCGGCCTGCAGGTGCTCGGCCCGATCGCCGTCGGCGGCTACTCCTTCGTCGTCACCTGGATCATCGGGAAGATCATCGACAAGACGATGGGCTTCCGGATCACCACCGAGGACGAGGTCACCGGCATCGACGTCACCACCCACGCCGAGACGGGGTACGACCTCGGCACGGTCTACGCCTCCGGCGTGACCTCCCCCAACGGTCCCACGGCCCCCGCTCCTAAGAAGGTGGACGCATGA